In Pseudomonas fakonensis, one DNA window encodes the following:
- a CDS encoding ArsR/SmtB family transcription factor, with protein sequence MAINETPVIMLPMRTYTHPSPEHLTLERLLYALSDPVRLQIVRHLAGVAEASCGELDGGRPKSSMSHHFRVLREAGLVFTRNVGTTHMNSLRSDILDARFPGLLACILRQH encoded by the coding sequence ATGGCAATTAATGAAACCCCCGTTATCATGTTGCCCATGCGAACCTACACCCACCCCTCCCCCGAACACCTCACCCTGGAACGGTTGCTCTACGCCCTGAGCGACCCGGTGCGCCTGCAGATCGTCCGCCACCTGGCCGGCGTGGCCGAAGCCAGCTGCGGCGAGCTGGACGGCGGGCGGCCGAAATCGAGCATGTCCCACCACTTTCGCGTACTGCGCGAGGCGGGGCTGGTGTTCACCCGCAACGTTGGCACCACGCACATGAACTCGCTGCGTAGCGATATTCTGGATGCGCGCTTCCCCGGGTTGCTGGCGTGCATTCTGCGCCAGCATTGA
- the mqo gene encoding malate dehydrogenase (quinone) — MFKKAGKTLLGLAVAASFMHAHAEETKKVDVLLVGGGIMSSTLAVWLHELEPSWSMEMVERLDGVAEESSNGWNNAGTGHSALAELNYTPEDKDGNVNISKAIEINESFQISRQFWAWQVRQGVLKNPHSFINTTPHMSFVWGDDNIKFLKKRYDALQQSPLFRPMQFSEDHAQIAKWVPLMMEGRDPNQKLAVTWTPIGTDVNFGEITRQFVGHLKTQPNFDLKLSSEVQDITRNEDGSWHVEYKNLKDGTAHATDAKFLFIGAGGGALKLLQKSGIPEAKEYAGFPVGGSFLVTENPTIAMQHMAKAYGIASTGAPPMSVPHLDTRVLDGKRVILFGPFATFSTKFLKNGSYLDLLSSTTMHNVWPMTKVGIEQYPLVEYLAGQLMLSDDDRFEALRTYFPNAKKEDWRLWQAGQRVQIIKRDADKGGVLKLGTEVVASQDRTIAGLLGASPGASTAAPIMLNVLETVFKEKVATPEWQAKLKQIVPSYGTKLNESAAATQKEWNYTAEVLQLEKPPVIDQSVGTSVQPSAPVESKPANDMAL; from the coding sequence ATGTTCAAGAAAGCTGGCAAGACCTTGCTGGGTCTGGCTGTTGCGGCGAGCTTCATGCACGCCCACGCCGAAGAAACCAAAAAAGTCGACGTACTGCTCGTCGGCGGCGGCATCATGAGTTCCACCCTGGCGGTCTGGCTGCACGAGCTGGAGCCAAGCTGGTCGATGGAAATGGTCGAGCGCCTGGACGGCGTCGCCGAAGAAAGCTCCAACGGCTGGAACAACGCCGGTACCGGCCACTCCGCGCTGGCCGAGCTGAACTACACCCCGGAAGACAAAGACGGCAACGTCAACATCTCCAAGGCCATCGAGATCAACGAGTCGTTCCAGATCTCCCGCCAGTTCTGGGCCTGGCAGGTTCGCCAGGGCGTGCTGAAGAACCCGCACTCGTTCATCAACACCACCCCGCACATGAGCTTCGTCTGGGGTGATGACAACATCAAGTTCCTCAAGAAGCGCTACGACGCCCTGCAGCAGAGCCCGCTGTTCCGCCCGATGCAGTTCTCCGAGGACCACGCGCAGATCGCCAAGTGGGTCCCGCTGATGATGGAAGGCCGTGACCCGAACCAGAAGCTCGCGGTCACCTGGACGCCAATCGGTACCGACGTCAACTTCGGCGAAATCACCCGCCAGTTCGTCGGCCACCTGAAGACCCAGCCGAACTTCGACCTGAAGCTGTCCAGCGAAGTGCAGGACATCACCCGCAACGAAGACGGCTCCTGGCACGTCGAGTACAAGAACCTGAAGGATGGCACCGCACACGCCACCGACGCCAAGTTCCTGTTCATCGGTGCCGGCGGCGGCGCGCTGAAGCTCTTGCAAAAATCGGGCATCCCGGAGGCCAAGGAATACGCCGGCTTCCCGGTGGGCGGTTCGTTCCTGGTCACCGAGAACCCGACCATTGCCATGCAGCACATGGCCAAGGCCTACGGCATCGCCTCCACTGGCGCGCCACCCATGTCGGTACCGCACCTGGACACCCGCGTGCTGGACGGCAAGCGCGTGATCCTGTTCGGGCCATTCGCCACCTTCTCGACCAAGTTCCTGAAGAACGGCTCGTACCTGGACCTGCTGAGCAGCACCACCATGCACAACGTCTGGCCGATGACCAAGGTGGGCATCGAGCAGTACCCGCTGGTGGAATACCTCGCCGGCCAGCTGATGCTGTCGGACGACGACCGCTTCGAAGCCCTGCGCACCTACTTCCCGAACGCCAAGAAGGAAGACTGGCGCCTGTGGCAAGCCGGCCAGCGCGTGCAGATCATCAAGCGTGATGCAGACAAAGGCGGCGTGCTGAAACTGGGCACCGAGGTCGTGGCCTCCCAGGACCGCACCATCGCCGGCCTGCTGGGCGCCTCGCCAGGTGCCTCGACTGCTGCGCCGATCATGCTCAACGTGCTGGAGACCGTGTTCAAGGAGAAGGTCGCTACCCCAGAGTGGCAGGCCAAGCTCAAGCAAATCGTCCCAAGCTACGGCACCAAGCTGAACGAGTCGGCTGCAGCCACCCAGAAAGAGTGGAACTACACCGCCGAAGTACTGCAGCTTGAGAAGCCGCCGGTGATCGACCAGAGCGTCGGCACCAGCGTGCAGCCAAGCGCACCGGTCGAAAGCAAGCCTGCCAACGACATGGCCCTGTAA
- a CDS encoding sigma-70 family RNA polymerase sigma factor, translated as MVSIPEVNASLHTLYHSHSRWLLGVLYRRLGCRCEAADLVQDTFVRLIQRPRSFDGASGERSYLATIARGLCIDHWRRQRLEQAWLQQLALQPEALQPSPEQRAIIVETLHEVDAMLLRLPAKVRQAFLLAQIDGLAYRDIAARIGVSERMIKKYLAQAFLHCAILEAELDGVLVE; from the coding sequence GTGGTTTCGATACCTGAAGTGAATGCCTCGCTCCACACCCTCTACCACAGCCATTCCCGCTGGCTGCTGGGCGTGCTCTACCGCCGCCTGGGCTGCCGCTGCGAGGCAGCAGACCTGGTGCAGGACACCTTCGTGCGGCTGATCCAGCGCCCGCGCAGCTTCGACGGCGCCAGCGGCGAGCGCTCGTACCTGGCCACCATCGCCCGCGGCCTGTGCATCGACCACTGGCGCCGCCAGCGCCTGGAGCAGGCCTGGTTGCAGCAACTGGCCTTGCAGCCTGAAGCGCTGCAGCCCTCCCCCGAGCAGCGCGCGATCATTGTCGAGACCCTGCACGAGGTTGACGCCATGCTGTTGCGCCTGCCGGCCAAGGTGCGCCAGGCGTTTTTGCTGGCGCAGATCGACGGCCTGGCCTACCGCGACATTGCCGCGCGCATTGGTGTCAGCGAACGGATGATCAAGAAGTACCTGGCCCAGGCCTTCCTGCACTGCGCCATCCTCGAAGCCGAACTCGACGGCGTGCTGGTGGAGTGA
- a CDS encoding FecR domain-containing protein, whose protein sequence is MTQPAQTLRHESLQQAAHWYVQLQDEPVAPQLRQQWQHWLDQHGDHQAAWLYVQRVGQRFAPLQGEGAAAGRVLREQQARSFSRRSGLKSLLVLGASALVGWQAWRGAPLSGWTADLATGIGETRQTRLADGSQLWLGAQSAIDLDFSALARVLHLRFGEILVETAQDPRRPFFVDTAQGRMQALGTRFAVCQQGDSTRLNVYAGAVEVCTALSGERRIVQAGQQVDFNARAITAGGPAQSAGQSWIDRRLNAEAMPLAQLLQTLGRYRHGHLGWHPSVAGLSVMGAFPLDDTDRALALLQAALPVRVQRLTPWWVSVEPV, encoded by the coding sequence ATGACCCAGCCCGCCCAGACACTGCGCCACGAAAGCCTGCAGCAGGCCGCACACTGGTACGTGCAGCTGCAGGACGAACCGGTTGCCCCACAGTTGCGCCAGCAGTGGCAGCACTGGCTGGACCAGCACGGCGACCACCAGGCCGCCTGGCTGTATGTGCAACGGGTCGGCCAACGCTTCGCGCCGTTGCAGGGTGAAGGCGCTGCTGCAGGGCGGGTACTGCGCGAGCAGCAAGCTCGCAGTTTCAGCCGCCGCAGCGGGCTCAAGTCGCTGCTGGTGCTGGGCGCCAGCGCGCTGGTCGGCTGGCAGGCCTGGCGCGGCGCGCCGCTGTCGGGCTGGACTGCCGACCTTGCCACCGGCATCGGCGAAACCCGGCAAACCCGCCTGGCCGACGGCAGCCAGCTGTGGCTGGGGGCGCAGAGCGCCATCGACCTGGACTTCTCGGCACTGGCCCGGGTGCTGCACCTGCGCTTTGGCGAGATCCTCGTGGAAACCGCTCAAGACCCGCGCCGGCCGTTTTTCGTCGACACCGCCCAAGGGCGCATGCAGGCCCTGGGCACCCGTTTTGCCGTGTGCCAGCAGGGCGACAGCACGCGGCTGAACGTGTATGCCGGTGCGGTGGAGGTGTGCACCGCGCTGAGCGGCGAGCGACGCATCGTGCAGGCCGGCCAGCAGGTGGACTTCAATGCCCGGGCCATCACGGCCGGCGGGCCTGCGCAAAGTGCCGGGCAATCGTGGATCGACCGGCGCCTGAACGCCGAGGCCATGCCGCTTGCGCAGTTGCTGCAGACGCTGGGCCGTTATCGCCATGGCCACCTGGGCTGGCACCCGTCGGTGGCGGGGCTGTCGGTGATGGGGGCCTTCCCGCTGGATGACACCGACCGGGCGCTGGCGCTGCTGCAGGCAGCGTTGCCGGTGCGGGTGCAGCGCTTGACGCCTTGGTGGGTGAGTGTGGAGCCGGTGTGA
- a CDS encoding TonB-dependent siderophore receptor: protein MPTPFHPALRLALAAPLTLCAAAPLLPATAAHAEQAVSTELNFDIAPGTLAAALNQFSGQAGIYLAGSNELAAGKTSPGLQGRYSVAQGLARLLQGSGLQAVPQGSAGFVLQPLAEGGALQLDATAINAAVLTANGQSDTGYRAVASNTASKTDTALAETPRSVSVVTRQRMDDQQSQTLTEVLGYVPGIFSPPFAGGDGQAGDLFFIRGFNATDYGYGLLRDGLRVQGNRYDTSSEPYGLERVEVFRGPTSILYGENAPGGVVNLVSKRPTAEARGEVQLSYGSHNRRQLGVDVSGPLTDEGNILGRLVMMGRKSDTQIDHQPDDRLYIAPSLTFNFDDFNSLTLLATYQRDRTLMELGHPAAGTLLHNPNGKIDKDQLSGNPDWDNFERETWSLGYEFSHRFNDTWQFRQNSRYLQSRIDRQEIWPGNLNGGGFGTTLFNTAYDRYNKSIAYSLDNQFEGHFDSGALEHTVLVGASLDRTSFSQDWYAGGGGATNVFNPVWNGVPTTPVHVQNALLEQTMYGLYGQWQTKVDQWVLLLGGRLDRVNSQFRNKAGTSNAVADMDSWDSDFTWQTGVMYQFENGLSPYFSYSTAFAPTQQTEAKSGALDPTTSEQYEVGIKYEPKGWNTAFTASVYDLRKKDDVLFDSTVGDYRQIGASRAKGVELELNSDLTENLNLTAAYTYTDSRITKDVAGSLYEGHQMTGVPRNQASVWSTYRWRDGLLKGLQVGAGVRHFDSTFAYTPATLYGKLDTGDVTLVDAKVGYDIDEHWSVEVNARNLFNQEYVAGCNNAGRCYWGEERTLLGTVSLRW from the coding sequence ATGCCGACGCCTTTCCACCCCGCGCTTCGTCTGGCGCTCGCCGCGCCGCTCACCCTCTGCGCCGCCGCGCCGCTGCTGCCGGCAACTGCGGCCCACGCCGAGCAGGCCGTCAGCACCGAGCTGAACTTCGACATCGCCCCCGGCACGCTGGCCGCGGCCCTCAACCAGTTCAGCGGCCAGGCCGGCATCTACCTGGCCGGCAGCAACGAATTGGCCGCAGGCAAGACCAGCCCGGGCCTGCAAGGCCGCTACAGCGTGGCCCAGGGCCTGGCCCGCCTGCTGCAGGGCAGCGGCCTGCAGGCAGTACCGCAAGGTAGCGCCGGCTTCGTGCTGCAACCGCTCGCCGAGGGCGGCGCGCTGCAACTGGATGCCACCGCGATCAACGCCGCCGTGCTGACCGCCAACGGCCAGAGCGACACGGGCTACCGCGCGGTGGCCAGCAACACCGCGAGCAAAACCGACACCGCCCTGGCCGAGACACCGCGCTCGGTGTCGGTGGTGACCCGCCAGCGCATGGACGACCAGCAGTCGCAAACCCTCACCGAAGTATTGGGCTATGTACCGGGCATTTTCTCGCCGCCGTTTGCCGGCGGTGACGGCCAGGCCGGCGACCTGTTCTTCATCCGCGGCTTCAATGCCACCGACTACGGCTACGGCCTGTTGCGCGACGGCCTGCGCGTGCAGGGCAACCGCTACGACACCAGCAGCGAACCCTATGGCCTGGAGCGGGTGGAAGTGTTCCGCGGCCCGACCTCGATCCTGTACGGTGAAAACGCCCCAGGTGGCGTGGTCAACCTGGTCAGCAAGCGGCCCACCGCCGAGGCCCGCGGCGAGGTGCAACTGAGCTATGGCTCGCACAACCGTCGCCAGCTGGGGGTGGATGTATCCGGCCCGCTGACCGACGAGGGCAATATCCTCGGGCGCCTGGTGATGATGGGGCGCAAGTCCGACACACAGATCGACCATCAGCCGGACGATCGCCTGTACATCGCGCCGTCGCTGACCTTTAACTTCGATGACTTCAACAGCCTGACCCTGCTGGCCACCTACCAGCGCGACCGCACCTTGATGGAGCTGGGCCACCCCGCCGCCGGCACCCTGCTGCACAACCCCAACGGCAAGATCGACAAGGACCAGCTGTCGGGCAACCCTGACTGGGACAATTTCGAGCGCGAAACCTGGAGCCTGGGCTACGAGTTCAGTCATCGTTTCAACGACACCTGGCAGTTCCGTCAGAACTCGCGCTACCTGCAGTCGCGCATCGACCGCCAGGAGATCTGGCCCGGCAACCTGAACGGCGGCGGCTTCGGCACCACGCTGTTCAACACCGCCTACGACCGCTACAACAAGTCCATCGCCTACTCGCTGGACAACCAGTTCGAAGGCCACTTCGACAGCGGCGCGCTCGAACACACCGTGCTGGTGGGGGCGAGCCTGGACCGCACCTCGTTCAGCCAGGACTGGTACGCCGGCGGCGGCGGCGCCACCAACGTCTTCAACCCGGTCTGGAACGGCGTACCGACCACGCCGGTGCACGTGCAGAACGCCCTGCTCGAACAGACCATGTACGGCCTGTACGGCCAATGGCAGACCAAGGTCGACCAGTGGGTGCTGCTGCTCGGCGGGCGCCTGGACCGGGTCAACAGCCAGTTCCGCAACAAGGCCGGCACCAGCAACGCCGTGGCCGACATGGACAGCTGGGACAGCGATTTCACCTGGCAGACCGGGGTGATGTACCAGTTCGAAAACGGCCTGTCGCCGTACTTCAGCTACTCCACCGCCTTTGCCCCCACCCAGCAGACCGAGGCCAAGAGCGGCGCACTGGACCCGACCACCAGCGAACAGTACGAAGTGGGCATCAAGTACGAGCCCAAGGGCTGGAACACCGCCTTTACCGCGTCGGTGTACGACCTGCGCAAGAAGGACGACGTGCTGTTCGACTCGACCGTGGGCGACTACCGCCAGATCGGCGCGAGCCGCGCCAAGGGTGTGGAACTTGAACTCAACAGCGACCTGACTGAAAACCTCAACCTGACCGCGGCCTACACCTACACCGATTCGCGCATCACCAAGGACGTGGCGGGCTCGCTGTACGAAGGCCACCAGATGACTGGCGTGCCGCGCAACCAGGCTTCGGTGTGGAGCACCTACCGCTGGCGCGATGGCCTGCTCAAGGGGCTGCAGGTGGGTGCCGGCGTGCGCCACTTCGACAGCACCTTCGCCTATACCCCGGCCACCCTCTACGGCAAGCTCGATACCGGTGACGTCACCCTGGTGGATGCCAAGGTGGGCTACGACATCGACGAGCACTGGTCGGTGGAGGTCAATGCACGCAACCTGTTCAACCAGGAGTACGTGGCCGGCTGCAACAACGCCGGGCGTTGCTACTGGGGTGAAGAGCGCACGCTGCTGGGTACTGTGTCGCTGCGTTGGTAA
- a CDS encoding MFS transporter, which produces MSSPAQHVSIDDVQINRFHQLLTLRTGLGWVMVGYILSIIGVATLGMSASLQMSGFWQGMVAAMALLGVFAGGFFGGWLTDRMGRQKLYFAAPAIVLVTSIAMLWVQDGLTLSILRLLCGLAVGIEYTAAGSLLTEFIPQKSRGSRLSLLTVLWFVGAALAYIAGNFMLAGGDSEAWRTVMASPALIGALLLVARLGTPESPRWLLSKGRRQEAEAVIRQVYGPSFSLRNITEDSAAGPAMSFIDALRAGYGKRIFFVVMFWACAVIPLFAVYAFVPKLFSALKLTGNLAAFGSVGITLMMVLGCCIATWLINHLGRRTILIHSFLWSGLSLLGLALFPDAEGWLVLSLFGAYGLFIGGAQVLEFVYPNELFPTEIRAFAVGMGASLAAFSSAIGTWLVPISLERFGIGSTLLAATLITMLGLAVAILLAPETRSMSLQEAASL; this is translated from the coding sequence ATGAGTTCCCCCGCACAACACGTCTCGATCGATGACGTGCAGATCAACCGTTTCCATCAATTGCTCACCCTGCGTACCGGCCTTGGCTGGGTCATGGTCGGCTATATCCTCAGCATCATCGGCGTGGCCACTCTGGGCATGTCGGCCTCCTTGCAGATGTCCGGCTTCTGGCAGGGCATGGTCGCCGCCATGGCACTGCTCGGGGTGTTCGCCGGCGGCTTTTTCGGTGGCTGGCTGACCGACCGAATGGGCCGGCAGAAGCTGTACTTCGCCGCCCCGGCCATCGTGCTGGTGACTTCCATCGCGATGCTCTGGGTGCAGGATGGCCTGACCCTGTCGATCCTGCGCCTGCTGTGCGGCCTGGCCGTGGGCATCGAGTACACCGCCGCCGGTTCACTGCTGACCGAATTCATTCCGCAAAAGTCCCGTGGTTCGCGCCTGTCGCTGTTGACCGTGCTGTGGTTCGTCGGCGCAGCGCTGGCCTACATCGCCGGCAACTTCATGCTTGCCGGTGGCGACAGCGAAGCCTGGCGCACGGTGATGGCAAGCCCCGCGCTGATCGGTGCGCTGTTGCTGGTGGCGCGCCTGGGCACCCCCGAGTCACCGCGCTGGCTGCTGAGCAAGGGCCGCCGGCAGGAGGCCGAAGCGGTCATCCGCCAGGTCTACGGCCCGTCGTTCTCGCTGCGCAACATCACCGAGGACAGCGCCGCAGGCCCGGCCATGAGCTTTATCGACGCCCTGCGCGCCGGTTACGGCAAGCGGATCTTCTTCGTGGTGATGTTCTGGGCCTGCGCGGTGATTCCGTTGTTCGCCGTGTACGCCTTCGTGCCCAAGCTGTTCAGCGCGCTCAAGCTCACCGGCAACCTGGCGGCATTCGGCTCGGTGGGCATCACCCTGATGATGGTGCTCGGCTGCTGCATCGCCACCTGGCTGATCAACCATCTGGGGCGGCGCACCATTCTCATCCACAGCTTCCTGTGGTCGGGGCTGTCGCTGTTGGGCCTGGCGCTGTTCCCGGATGCCGAGGGCTGGCTGGTGCTGAGCCTGTTCGGCGCCTATGGCCTGTTCATCGGCGGCGCCCAGGTGCTGGAGTTCGTCTACCCCAACGAGCTGTTCCCCACCGAAATTCGCGCCTTCGCCGTGGGCATGGGCGCGTCGCTGGCGGCGTTCAGCTCGGCCATCGGCACCTGGCTGGTGCCGATTTCGCTGGAGCGGTTCGGCATTGGCAGCACGCTGCTGGCGGCCACGCTGATCACAATGCTGGGCCTGGCGGTGGCGATCCTGTTGGCACCGGAAACCCGTTCGATGAGCCTGCAGGAAGCGGCGTCCCTGTAA
- a CDS encoding NAD(P)/FAD-dependent oxidoreductase: protein MHKITSLPGDDSRPGWYHTSPMRQPRPGLAGNRQARWTIVGAGLTGLAAARQLALNFPDQEIVLVEAQEVGFGSSGRNAGFAIDVPHDIGAKDYIGDVSTALKVLKLNTLGQDYLREIIAAHGIDCQMSESGKYQAAVGDKGIAILEAYRSGLEKIGRATSMIDEKDLPEHIGTSYYKKALHIPGTLLLQPSALVKGLADSLPANVTLYENTAITALEQGDKITLVHGRGSIVTDKLILANNGFASHFGFLQSRLLPTFLYASLSRQLTAEEQARLGGQGVWGVIPAHPFGSTVRRTVDNRILIRNSFNFYPDGRPRANMLQRHLPTHRKSFERRFPMLDGVDFEYTWSGAICLSENHEGFFGQLAPNVYGALCCNGLGITRGTATGKLLADWLAGQRNEHIDFLLASPGPSKTPPQPFLSIGVNSVLKWGQFRAGREV from the coding sequence ATGCATAAGATCACTTCACTTCCCGGCGACGATTCTCGCCCTGGCTGGTACCACACCAGCCCCATGCGCCAGCCTCGCCCGGGCCTTGCCGGCAACAGGCAGGCGCGCTGGACCATCGTCGGCGCCGGCCTCACCGGGCTTGCCGCCGCGCGCCAGCTGGCGCTGAATTTCCCCGACCAGGAAATCGTGCTGGTGGAGGCGCAGGAAGTGGGCTTCGGTTCGTCCGGGCGTAACGCAGGCTTTGCCATCGACGTGCCCCACGACATCGGCGCCAAGGACTACATCGGTGACGTCAGCACCGCGCTGAAAGTGCTCAAGCTCAACACCCTGGGCCAGGACTACCTGCGCGAGATCATTGCCGCCCACGGCATCGACTGCCAGATGTCCGAGTCCGGCAAGTACCAGGCTGCCGTTGGCGACAAGGGCATCGCCATTCTCGAGGCCTACCGTTCGGGCCTTGAGAAGATCGGCCGCGCCACCAGCATGATCGACGAGAAGGACTTGCCAGAGCACATCGGCACTTCCTACTACAAGAAGGCGCTGCACATTCCCGGCACCCTGCTGCTGCAGCCCTCGGCGCTGGTCAAGGGCCTGGCCGACAGCCTGCCGGCCAACGTCACCCTGTACGAGAACACTGCCATCACTGCGCTGGAGCAGGGCGACAAGATCACCTTGGTGCACGGGCGTGGCAGCATCGTCACCGACAAGCTGATCCTGGCCAACAACGGCTTTGCCTCGCACTTCGGTTTCCTGCAAAGCCGCCTGCTGCCGACCTTCCTGTACGCAAGCCTGAGCCGCCAGCTCACCGCTGAAGAGCAGGCCCGCCTGGGCGGGCAGGGCGTGTGGGGAGTGATCCCGGCGCACCCGTTCGGCAGCACCGTGCGCCGCACCGTCGACAACCGCATCCTCATTCGCAACAGCTTCAACTTCTACCCCGACGGCCGCCCGCGGGCGAACATGCTGCAGCGCCATTTGCCGACCCACCGCAAGTCGTTCGAGCGGCGCTTCCCGATGCTCGACGGGGTCGACTTCGAATACACCTGGAGTGGCGCCATCTGCCTGTCCGAGAACCACGAAGGCTTTTTCGGTCAGCTTGCCCCCAACGTGTACGGCGCCCTGTGCTGCAACGGCCTGGGCATCACCCGCGGCACCGCCACTGGCAAGTTGCTGGCTGACTGGCTGGCCGGCCAGCGCAACGAACACATCGACTTCCTGCTGGCATCCCCCGGCCCAAGCAAGACCCCGCCGCAGCCGTTCTTGTCGATCGGCGTCAACTCGGTGCTCAAGTGGGGCCAGTTCCGCGCCGGCCGCGAAGTCTGA
- a CDS encoding methyl-accepting chemotaxis protein → MQLRNLKIGQRAAGLFALLGVFVLAMGLLSLYETQRMNEASEDVRTGWMPAVVSLGDVSTNLGRARILLLASVVQAEPGERARQLAALEQVDASLDHDIQAYERTVITTEGRARFDAFTGAYHDYLLVQREIVASLKADTSDQARQLAASALSERAERMMAAMNTLIAFNSKGAFAATERTDYAAQEAFKVTTLALAVIAVALILIATLLTRSIVRPLAEAVVVAERVASGDLTRDIQVHGRDEPALLLRALSQMQQNLRETIRRIGASSDQLASASEELHRVTEDTSHGLHQQSAEIDQAATAVNQMTAAVEEVASNAVSTADASSGADRTTRDGRDQVQQALSSLQHLVDDVTGTSREIEQLASSANEISRVLDVIGSIAGQTNLLALNAAIEAARAGEAGRGFAVVADEVRALAHRTQQSTAEIEQMIGGIQTGTERAVSAMHSSQGRASGTLQVAQGAGQALEVIAEAIASINERNLVIASASEQQAQVAREVDRNLVNIRDLAMQTSAGANQTNAAAQDLSRLAVELNGMVAQFKV, encoded by the coding sequence ATGCAGTTGAGGAACCTGAAGATCGGCCAGCGCGCCGCAGGCCTGTTCGCCCTGTTGGGGGTGTTCGTACTGGCAATGGGACTGCTGTCGCTGTACGAAACCCAGCGGATGAACGAAGCCTCGGAGGATGTGCGCACTGGCTGGATGCCGGCGGTGGTGTCGCTGGGGGATGTCAGTACCAACCTGGGTCGCGCGCGTATCTTGTTGCTCGCCAGCGTGGTGCAGGCCGAGCCGGGTGAGCGGGCCCGTCAGCTGGCAGCGCTGGAGCAGGTCGACGCCAGTCTGGACCACGATATACAGGCTTACGAGCGTACGGTGATCACCACCGAGGGCCGCGCGCGCTTCGACGCCTTCACCGGCGCCTACCACGACTACCTGCTGGTGCAGCGCGAAATAGTTGCCAGCCTGAAGGCAGACACTTCCGACCAGGCCAGGCAACTGGCCGCCAGCGCCCTGAGCGAGCGGGCCGAACGCATGATGGCAGCGATGAACACCTTGATCGCGTTCAACAGCAAGGGCGCCTTCGCCGCCACCGAGCGCACGGACTATGCGGCGCAGGAGGCGTTCAAGGTGACTACCCTGGCCCTGGCGGTGATCGCCGTGGCGCTGATCCTGATCGCCACCCTGCTCACCCGCAGTATTGTCCGCCCGCTGGCCGAGGCAGTGGTGGTAGCCGAGCGGGTGGCCAGCGGCGACCTGACCCGCGATATTCAGGTGCACGGCCGTGACGAGCCGGCCCTGCTGCTGCGCGCCTTGAGCCAGATGCAGCAGAACCTGCGCGAGACCATCCGCCGCATCGGCGCCTCGTCCGACCAACTGGCCTCGGCCTCCGAAGAGCTGCACCGGGTCACCGAGGACACCAGCCACGGCCTGCACCAGCAAAGCGCCGAGATCGACCAGGCGGCCACGGCGGTGAACCAGATGACCGCCGCAGTTGAAGAAGTGGCCAGCAACGCCGTCAGCACCGCCGACGCCTCCAGCGGCGCCGACCGCACTACTCGCGATGGCCGCGACCAGGTCCAGCAGGCGCTGAGCTCGCTGCAGCACCTGGTGGATGACGTGACCGGCACCTCGCGGGAGATCGAACAGCTGGCCAGCAGCGCCAATGAAATCAGCCGGGTGCTCGATGTGATCGGCTCGATCGCCGGGCAGACCAACCTGCTGGCGCTGAACGCCGCCATCGAGGCTGCCCGCGCCGGTGAGGCCGGCCGTGGTTTCGCGGTGGTCGCCGACGAGGTACGCGCCCTGGCCCACCGCACCCAGCAGTCTACCGCCGAGATCGAGCAGATGATCGGCGGCATCCAGACCGGCACCGAGCGTGCGGTCAGCGCCATGCACAGCAGCCAGGGCCGTGCCAGCGGCACCCTGCAGGTGGCCCAGGGTGCCGGCCAGGCGCTGGAAGTGATCGCCGAAGCCATCGCCTCGATCAACGAACGCAACCTGGTGATTGCCAGTGCGTCGGAGCAACAGGCGCAAGTGGCGCGGGAAGTGGACCGCAACCTGGTGAACATCCGCGACCTGGCCATGCAGACCTCGGCCGGGGCCAACCAGACCAACGCTGCGGCGCAGGACTTGTCGCGCTTGGCAGTGGAGTTGAATGGCATGGTGGCGCAGTTCAAGGTTTGA
- a CDS encoding DUF4223 family protein, protein MKKLIKATVAVAVVSGVALLSGCTGQVYNQPKNCSYDYLFHPAVSISKIIGGCGPIDKLPQQQ, encoded by the coding sequence ATGAAAAAGCTGATCAAGGCTACTGTAGCCGTTGCTGTCGTTTCGGGTGTTGCCCTGCTGTCCGGTTGCACTGGCCAAGTGTACAACCAGCCTAAGAACTGCTCGTACGACTACCTGTTCCACCCAGCAGTTTCCATCTCCAAGATCATCGGCGGCTGCGGCCCGATCGATAAACTGCCTCAGCAGCAGTAA